One part of the Acidobacteriota bacterium genome encodes these proteins:
- a CDS encoding glycosyltransferase family 2 protein — MARPADTSIVIPAFNEGGIIAEVVTALASEGAWREILVVDDGSSDDTGARARAAGATVVRHPYNKGNGAAVKTGIRHAAGEYVLIVDGDGQHKAEDALRLVDRLGEYDLVVGARAGSTHASGARRLGNATLNGLAAYLTGRPIPDLTSGFRGARREMLREFLHLLPNGFSTPTTTTLAFIKAGYNVTFEPVEARQRVGKSKIRLASDGVKFFLILLRVVTLFSPMRVFLPLSLAALALGVGYGAWNLVVETKIPNGAVLLILFAVVVFLVGLVSEQISALRSEGRHG, encoded by the coding sequence GTGGCGCGCCCGGCCGACACGTCCATCGTCATCCCCGCCTTCAACGAGGGCGGCATCATCGCGGAGGTCGTCACCGCCCTCGCGAGCGAGGGGGCGTGGCGCGAGATCCTCGTCGTCGACGACGGGTCGAGCGACGACACGGGCGCGCGCGCGCGGGCCGCCGGCGCAACCGTGGTGCGCCATCCCTACAACAAGGGCAACGGTGCCGCGGTCAAGACGGGGATCCGCCACGCCGCGGGCGAGTACGTGCTGATCGTCGACGGCGATGGCCAGCACAAAGCGGAGGACGCCCTCCGCCTCGTCGATCGCCTCGGTGAGTACGATCTCGTCGTGGGCGCGCGTGCGGGCTCGACGCACGCCTCCGGGGCGCGGCGCCTCGGCAACGCCACGCTCAACGGCCTCGCGGCCTACCTCACGGGCCGGCCGATCCCAGACCTCACCTCCGGCTTCCGCGGCGCACGCCGGGAGATGCTCCGCGAGTTCCTGCACCTGCTGCCGAACGGGTTCTCGACGCCGACCACGACCACGCTCGCCTTCATCAAGGCCGGCTACAACGTCACGTTCGAGCCGGTCGAGGCTCGCCAGCGCGTCGGCAAGTCGAAGATCCGGCTCGCCAGCGACGGCGTCAAGTTCTTCCTGATCCTCCTGCGCGTGGTCACCCTCTTCAGCCCGATGCGGGTGTTCCTGCCGCTCAGCCTCGCCGCCCTCGCCCTCGGCGTGGGCTACGGCGCGTGGAACCTCGTCGTCGAGACGAAGATCCCGAACGGCGCCGTGCTGCTGATCCTCTTCGCGGTGGTCGTCTTCCTGGTCGGCCTCGTGTCGGAACAGATCTCGGCGCTGCGGTCGGAGGGCCGGCACGGGTGA
- a CDS encoding glycosyltransferase family 39 protein, whose amino-acid sequence MNDARLDARPRRVLTGAAIVVALVARLGFAFGYWTDQPLTHDEREYLSLAANLAQGRGFAPDLPGEPRPERADTFDRAPLYPIVLAPLTWFDASLRDGRLPASVPAAVRLAQSLAGILVVLGAAALATRAGGERAGVVAAWLAALHPALTWIPAYALSEAVFVPLVIGAIAVVGRALDRPAAAASARTELRDLAAGGVLTGLAVLARPSTLVAVPLVALFLLGSRRVRPALAFAAGVTLAIAPWAVPNSIAHGRVVVVSAQGGVNFWIGNHPKATGDGDLAANPQLKVANLELRARHPHLTPVQLEPVYYREAFDWIRSEPVAWAGLLARKAYYTVVPTGPSYRLHSPLYFWASVVPYLALLPLAVAGARAATASPAPPVALGLFVLSSLVSSVLFFPHERFRIAIVDPALVVMAAVWLARTREGAPDRR is encoded by the coding sequence GTGAACGACGCGCGGCTCGACGCGCGCCCGCGGCGCGTCCTGACGGGCGCGGCCATCGTCGTGGCCCTCGTGGCACGGCTCGGGTTCGCCTTTGGCTACTGGACGGATCAGCCGCTGACGCACGACGAGCGCGAGTACCTGAGCCTCGCCGCCAACCTGGCCCAGGGACGCGGCTTCGCTCCCGACCTGCCCGGCGAGCCGCGACCCGAACGCGCCGACACGTTCGACCGGGCACCGCTCTATCCGATCGTCCTGGCGCCGCTCACGTGGTTCGACGCGAGCCTTCGCGACGGGCGCCTGCCGGCGAGCGTGCCCGCGGCGGTCAGGCTCGCGCAGTCGCTGGCGGGGATCCTCGTCGTGCTCGGCGCCGCCGCGCTGGCCACGCGCGCTGGCGGCGAACGGGCAGGGGTCGTCGCGGCGTGGCTGGCCGCCCTGCACCCGGCGCTGACCTGGATTCCCGCCTACGCGCTGAGCGAAGCCGTGTTCGTGCCCCTGGTCATCGGGGCCATCGCCGTGGTCGGCCGCGCCCTCGACCGTCCGGCGGCGGCCGCCTCCGCGCGCACCGAGCTGCGCGACCTCGCTGCCGGCGGCGTGCTGACCGGGCTCGCCGTGCTCGCCCGACCATCGACGCTCGTCGCCGTGCCGCTCGTCGCGCTCTTCCTGCTCGGCAGCCGACGCGTCCGGCCCGCGCTGGCATTCGCGGCCGGCGTCACCCTCGCCATCGCGCCGTGGGCGGTCCCCAACAGCATCGCGCACGGACGGGTCGTCGTCGTCTCCGCCCAGGGCGGCGTCAACTTCTGGATCGGCAATCACCCGAAGGCCACTGGCGACGGCGACCTCGCTGCGAACCCGCAGCTCAAGGTCGCCAACCTCGAGCTCCGGGCGCGACATCCCCACCTGACCCCGGTACAACTCGAGCCGGTCTACTATCGCGAGGCGTTCGACTGGATCCGCTCCGAGCCAGTGGCCTGGGCAGGCCTGCTCGCGCGAAAGGCCTACTACACCGTGGTGCCGACGGGACCCTCGTACCGCTTGCACTCGCCGCTGTACTTCTGGGCGTCGGTCGTTCCGTATCTCGCGCTGCTGCCGCTCGCGGTCGCCGGCGCGCGCGCGGCGACCGCCTCGCCGGCTCCGCCCGTCGCCCTCGGGCTCTTCGTCCTGTCGTCGCTCGTCTCGTCGGTCCTGTTCTTCCCGCACGAGCGCTTCAGGATCGCCATCGTCGACCCGGCGCTCGTCGTCATGGCCGCCGTCTGGCTGGCTCGTACCCGGGAAGGGGCTCCGGACCGGCGATGA
- a CDS encoding polyprenol monophosphomannose synthase, whose product MNVLVLIPTFNERDNLPLVVDGVLAEGYDVLVVDDASPDGTGAVADGLAVRHPGRVTVLHRTGRRGLGRSYVEAMALALAGPAEIICQMDGDRSHDPKYLPSMVAAAREGADLVIGSRYLQGVSVVNWPLSRLILSTLANRYVRAVTRLPVRDCTSGFRCWRREALARVPLDRIVSDGYAFLVEMLYEASRRGCRIGEVPIIFVERRTGQSKLSTTVVIESAITPWRVVLRRPSS is encoded by the coding sequence ATGAACGTGCTCGTGCTGATTCCGACGTTCAACGAGCGCGACAACCTGCCGCTGGTCGTCGATGGTGTCCTGGCCGAGGGGTACGACGTCCTCGTGGTCGACGATGCCTCGCCGGATGGCACGGGCGCGGTCGCCGACGGGCTCGCGGTTCGACACCCCGGACGGGTCACCGTGCTGCACCGAACGGGGCGGCGTGGGCTCGGCCGGTCGTACGTCGAAGCGATGGCCCTGGCACTCGCCGGACCGGCGGAGATCATCTGCCAGATGGACGGCGACCGCTCGCACGACCCGAAGTACCTGCCCTCGATGGTCGCTGCGGCACGCGAAGGCGCCGACCTGGTGATTGGGTCGCGGTACCTGCAGGGCGTCAGTGTCGTGAACTGGCCCCTGTCGAGACTCATCCTGAGCACGCTCGCGAATCGCTACGTCCGCGCGGTGACGCGGCTTCCCGTGCGCGACTGTACGAGCGGCTTCCGGTGCTGGCGGCGCGAGGCGCTCGCCCGCGTGCCGCTCGACCGCATCGTGTCGGACGGTTATGCGTTCCTCGTCGAGATGCTGTACGAGGCGAGCCGGCGCGGCTGCCGCATCGGTGAGGTCCCCATCATCTTCGTCGAGCGCCGAACGGGACAGTCGAAGCTCTCGACCACGGTGGTCATCGAGTCGGCCATTACTCCCTGGCGCGTCGTGCTGCGGAGACCATCGTCATGA
- a CDS encoding glycosyltransferase codes for MSEWAGRRHRVVMVATSYPRFPGDTVGTFMEPIAHEVARRGHDVHLVAPWHPAITRPAREGGVAFHFFRYAPHPALNVFGYAAGLREDVRLRGSTWLAAPLALTAGAWAARRVAREVDATIVHGHWVVPGGAMAAAAAASRPLVVSLHGSDVFVAERHALVGVVARRVFARAAWVTACSADLRDRALGLGARASRSEVVPYGVDPARFGPNPEARARLRAALGLDAGQVLVFAVGRLVRKKGFEYLVDATAHLARSCPGAVVAIAGSGDLAGELRERAGRVGAGDRLRWLGLVAQDAVADWLAAADVAVVPSIRDDAGNVDGLPNVVMEALASATPLVTTLAGGIGAVVRPGITAEVVPERDAEALAAAITRLAVDPARRRGLGDAAREEVVARFSWAHVAERLEAVYDRVAPAP; via the coding sequence ATGAGCGAATGGGCCGGACGCCGGCATCGCGTGGTGATGGTCGCGACCTCGTATCCCCGCTTTCCGGGCGATACGGTCGGCACGTTCATGGAACCGATCGCGCACGAGGTGGCGCGGCGCGGCCACGACGTCCACCTCGTGGCACCCTGGCACCCGGCCATCACCCGTCCCGCGCGCGAGGGCGGCGTGGCCTTCCACTTCTTCCGCTACGCACCGCACCCGGCGCTGAACGTGTTCGGCTACGCGGCCGGACTCCGCGAGGACGTGCGCCTGCGCGGGTCGACCTGGCTGGCGGCGCCGCTGGCCCTCACCGCCGGCGCGTGGGCCGCGCGGCGGGTGGCGCGCGAGGTCGACGCCACCATCGTGCACGGGCACTGGGTCGTCCCCGGAGGCGCGATGGCGGCCGCGGCGGCGGCGTCCCGCCCCCTGGTCGTGAGCCTGCACGGGTCGGACGTCTTCGTGGCCGAGCGGCACGCCCTCGTCGGCGTGGTCGCTCGTCGCGTCTTCGCCCGGGCGGCCTGGGTCACGGCATGCAGCGCCGACCTGCGCGACCGCGCGCTCGGCCTCGGAGCACGGGCGTCCCGGAGCGAGGTCGTCCCTTACGGCGTCGACCCGGCGCGGTTCGGTCCGAACCCCGAGGCGCGCGCCCGCCTGCGCGCGGCGCTCGGCCTCGACGCCGGCCAGGTGCTCGTCTTCGCCGTGGGGCGCCTCGTCCGCAAGAAGGGCTTCGAGTACCTGGTCGACGCCACCGCGCACCTCGCCCGCTCGTGCCCGGGCGCGGTCGTGGCCATTGCCGGGTCGGGCGACCTTGCCGGCGAGCTGCGCGAGCGCGCAGGGCGCGTCGGCGCCGGCGATCGCCTGCGGTGGCTCGGCCTCGTCGCGCAGGACGCGGTGGCCGACTGGCTGGCGGCCGCCGATGTGGCCGTCGTGCCCTCGATCCGCGACGACGCGGGCAACGTCGACGGCCTGCCGAACGTCGTCATGGAGGCGCTCGCCTCCGCGACGCCACTCGTCACGACCCTCGCCGGGGGCATCGGTGCCGTCGTCCGGCCCGGCATCACCGCGGAAGTGGTGCCGGAACGCGACGCCGAGGCGCTCGCCGCCGCCATCACTCGCCTTGCGGTCGACCCCGCTCGGCGGCGGGGGCTGGGCGACGCGGCTCGGGAGGAGGTCGTCGCCCGATTCAGCTGGGCGCACGTGGCCGAACGGCTCGAAGCGGTGTACGATCGGGTGGCGCCGGCGCCCTGA
- a CDS encoding glycosyltransferase family 2 protein, translating into MPPPATEKPAGLSIFFPAYNDAGTIASMVVTALLAARRLTPDHEVIVVNDGSRDQTPQVLDELARVYPQVRIVHHPVNRGYGGALRSGFAHASKDFVFYTDGDAQYDPAEMALLWERFDDDTDLVNGYKISRSDPLHRIVIGRLYHHTVKLLFGLRVRDVDCDFRMMRRSIFDTVHLTKSSGVICLELMKKVHDAGLRVAEVPVHHYHRAYGRSQFFNFRRIGRTGIDVLKLWVDLVVRKRHLHGAAPGPGPAACTPAPARENDVTR; encoded by the coding sequence ATGCCGCCGCCTGCCACTGAGAAGCCCGCCGGCCTGAGCATCTTCTTCCCCGCCTACAACGACGCCGGTACGATCGCCAGCATGGTGGTCACGGCGCTGCTGGCGGCGCGCCGGCTCACGCCCGACCACGAGGTCATCGTCGTCAACGACGGCAGCCGCGACCAGACACCGCAGGTGCTCGACGAGCTGGCCCGCGTCTACCCGCAGGTCAGGATCGTGCACCACCCGGTGAATCGCGGCTACGGCGGCGCGCTCCGGAGCGGCTTCGCGCACGCCTCGAAGGACTTCGTCTTCTACACCGACGGCGATGCGCAGTACGACCCGGCCGAGATGGCGCTGCTCTGGGAGCGGTTCGACGACGACACCGACCTGGTGAACGGGTACAAGATCAGCCGCTCCGACCCCCTGCACCGGATCGTCATCGGCCGCCTGTACCACCACACGGTGAAGCTCCTGTTCGGCCTGCGCGTGCGCGACGTCGACTGCGACTTCCGCATGATGCGGCGGAGCATCTTCGACACGGTGCACCTGACGAAGTCGAGCGGCGTCATCTGCCTCGAGTTGATGAAGAAGGTGCACGACGCCGGCCTGCGGGTGGCCGAGGTGCCCGTGCACCACTACCACCGGGCCTACGGACGGTCGCAGTTCTTCAATTTCCGCCGCATCGGCCGGACCGGGATCGACGTCCTGAAGCTCTGGGTCGACCTCGTCGTGCGGAAGCGTCACCTGCACGGCGCTGCGCCCGGGCCTGGGCCCGCCGCCTGCACGCCGGCCCCCGCCCGGGAGAACGACGTCACGCGATGA
- a CDS encoding NAD-dependent epimerase/dehydratase family protein, with protein MSDAVSEFYRGRRVMVTGGLGFIGSNLARALVDLGADVLVVDSLIPDYGGNAFNVAGYEDRLRVNIADVRQQSTMNFLVRDREVIFSLAGQVSHIDSMRDPYTDLEINCRSQLTILEACRHNNPEAKVVYAGTRQIYGKPDYLPVDERHLVRPTDVNGINKAAGEYYHLVYNNVFGVRACSLRLTNVFGPRQLIRHNRQGFIGWFIRLALEDQEIQIFGDGTQVRDFVYVDDATDAFLAAGALDVCNGEVFNVGGDEPISHRDLVTLLIDVAGTGRMRFVEWPPDKKAIDIGSFYSDSTRFRTTAGWRPRVALAEGLARTIVYYREHFARYAGH; from the coding sequence ATGAGCGACGCCGTTTCCGAGTTCTACCGCGGGCGCCGGGTGATGGTCACCGGCGGCCTCGGCTTCATCGGCAGCAACCTCGCGCGCGCGCTGGTCGATCTCGGCGCCGACGTGCTGGTGGTCGATTCACTCATTCCCGACTACGGCGGCAACGCCTTCAACGTCGCGGGCTACGAGGATCGGCTCCGCGTCAACATCGCCGACGTGCGCCAGCAGAGCACGATGAACTTCCTGGTGCGCGACCGTGAGGTGATCTTCAGCCTCGCCGGGCAGGTCTCGCACATCGACAGCATGCGCGACCCGTACACCGACCTGGAGATCAACTGCCGCAGCCAGTTGACCATCCTCGAGGCGTGCCGCCACAACAACCCCGAAGCCAAAGTCGTCTATGCGGGCACGCGGCAGATCTACGGCAAGCCCGACTACCTGCCGGTCGACGAGCGCCACCTCGTGCGGCCGACCGACGTCAACGGCATCAACAAGGCCGCGGGCGAGTACTACCACCTCGTCTACAACAACGTCTTCGGCGTGCGGGCGTGCTCGCTGCGGCTGACCAACGTCTTCGGCCCGCGCCAGCTGATCCGCCACAATCGCCAGGGCTTCATCGGGTGGTTCATCCGGCTCGCGCTCGAGGACCAGGAGATCCAGATCTTCGGCGACGGCACCCAGGTTCGCGACTTCGTCTACGTCGACGACGCGACCGACGCGTTCCTGGCGGCCGGGGCGCTCGACGTCTGCAACGGCGAGGTGTTCAACGTCGGCGGCGACGAGCCGATCAGCCACCGCGACCTCGTGACGCTGCTCATCGACGTCGCCGGCACGGGACGCATGCGCTTCGTCGAGTGGCCGCCCGACAAGAAGGCCATCGACATCGGCAGCTTCTACTCCGACTCGACGCGATTCCGGACGACGGCAGGCTGGCGGCCGCGCGTCGCGCTCGCGGAGGGGCTCGCCCGCACGATCGTGTACTACCGCGAACACTTCGCCAGGTACGCCGGCCACTGA
- a CDS encoding DegT/DnrJ/EryC1/StrS family aminotransferase, translating to MPGRQDPPNPAGGLARARLAAIRRDGGWPPARRVDIIVDVARIAFADLRPGEDAAAVDGAIRRVIDRGWFVLGPEVEAFEHELAAACGVAASVGVGTGTDALALILRAIGIGAGDEVVTSPLSAAYTALAVMMTGARPVFADIDPDRLTIDPQAVAAAITPRTAAILPVHLYGQAADMGAIETVAARHGLALVEDACQAHLATVAGRPVGSIGVAGGLSFYPTKNLGALGDGGAVITNDRSLADRLRRLRNGGQTTRYHHQEFGVNSRLDEIQAAVLRERLVLLPKWTAERRALAATYRHALREAPVVVPPECDPGHVYHLFPVRTTDRDRFQAHLREQGIETLIHYPVPIPRQPALEREHPQPCPVADRVTAEICSLPLYPGLSADAVRTVAAAIHAFSTDATPFPSA from the coding sequence ATGCCCGGGCGCCAGGACCCGCCCAACCCGGCGGGTGGCCTGGCGCGCGCGCGGCTGGCGGCGATTCGACGGGACGGCGGTTGGCCGCCGGCCCGCCGGGTGGATATCATCGTGGACGTGGCTCGCATCGCTTTCGCCGACCTTCGCCCTGGAGAAGACGCCGCCGCCGTCGACGGCGCGATCCGCCGTGTGATCGATCGCGGCTGGTTCGTGCTCGGTCCTGAGGTCGAGGCGTTCGAGCACGAGCTCGCCGCCGCGTGCGGCGTCGCGGCGAGCGTGGGTGTCGGCACGGGCACCGACGCGCTGGCGCTCATCCTTCGGGCGATCGGCATCGGTGCCGGCGACGAGGTCGTCACGAGCCCGCTCTCGGCCGCCTATACCGCGCTCGCCGTGATGATGACCGGCGCGCGTCCGGTCTTCGCCGACATCGACCCCGACCGCCTCACGATCGATCCGCAGGCGGTCGCCGCGGCGATCACGCCCCGCACCGCCGCGATCCTGCCGGTGCACCTGTACGGACAGGCCGCCGACATGGGCGCGATCGAGACGGTCGCGGCGCGGCACGGCCTGGCTCTCGTCGAAGACGCCTGCCAGGCGCACCTCGCCACGGTCGCGGGACGGCCGGTCGGATCGATTGGCGTCGCCGGCGGGCTGAGCTTCTACCCCACGAAGAACCTCGGCGCCCTCGGCGACGGCGGGGCCGTGATCACGAACGACCGATCGCTTGCCGATCGCCTGAGGCGTCTGCGCAACGGTGGCCAGACCACGAGATATCACCATCAGGAATTCGGCGTGAACTCGCGCCTCGACGAGATCCAGGCCGCCGTGCTGCGCGAGCGCCTCGTGCTGCTGCCGAAGTGGACCGCCGAACGACGCGCCCTTGCGGCCACGTATCGCCATGCGCTGCGGGAAGCGCCCGTTGTCGTCCCGCCCGAGTGCGACCCCGGCCACGTCTATCACCTGTTTCCGGTGCGGACGACCGACCGCGACCGGTTCCAGGCACACCTTCGCGAGCAGGGCATCGAGACACTCATCCACTATCCGGTGCCGATCCCGCGGCAGCCGGCCCTCGAACGCGAGCACCCGCAGCCCTGCCCCGTCGCCGATCGCGTGACCGCCGAGATCTGCTCGCTGCCGCTCTATCCCGGTCTCTCGGCCGACGCCGTCCGCACCGTCGCGGCGGCGATTCACGCCTTCTCGACCGACGCGACGCCATTTCCCAGCGCCTGA
- a CDS encoding glycosyltransferase family 39 protein gives MVTTVATLLVLFWLPGAVLFRLPIGDRDRRAGLDADERGFWAVVVSVAWTLGVTLALAAAGLYRFEALLFANLVTAGGLAAVARGRLRLGPSARRPTVQALVPVAIVVGGLWLYLPPSEIIVGGRDPGTYINEGIQVAQRGSLTVDDPVVATVPAESRDLFFPSHGNPNYYSLRFMGFFVMDPERGTVVGQFPHLYPASIAVAYGINGLSGARQASVAWTILGLLAVYYLTQRLAGRTAAAGVVLMLAVHVVVVWFARYPNAEVVMLALLFAALLAIARALVDGIRFFAPVAGLLVGLLLFLRYDVVLAVAGIFAALVVARVNRQRVGWGYAAVLVPLLGTAFVYLVLVMRPYAEYPLRFTREAGGALVAGAMLLAWLAAGWFGRHEAWRRGVVRLAPAGLVVLLVGLAIYAYFFREAVGRIALHDAMAFRTIAWYVTGWGLAAIVASAALVVPRLFWRDPAFFVVASTYCVFFFYKIRIVPEHFWMTRRFLPVVLPAMLLVLAAAVTWALGRDGAMAAFERLRGRPTVARRPRAQIAVSRAAALAVFVAIASVFWQASQPIAAHVEYAGLIPRIEQFSERFGSDDLVVVESRNSSDMHVVAVPLAYIYAKPVLVLASPRPDKRAFEQFLGWARDRYREVYFLGGGGTDLLSRRIAVVPVASERFQVPEYDAPVNAYPSGVRAKEFDFGLYRFVDPRDDPGWFVLDIGVDDDLHVVRFHAKERDGAGQAYRWTRDVSYVSVQHLTAESRMLTLWMVDGGRPPTAPPAEVEIALDERVLGRVVVDGTLRPYTFGIPADVAAAAAASDDPARLRISVPIWTPRAHLGTPDDRDLGVRLQRVEAR, from the coding sequence ATGGTGACGACCGTCGCGACGCTGCTCGTCCTCTTCTGGCTGCCGGGGGCTGTGCTCTTCAGGCTGCCGATCGGCGACCGCGATCGGCGCGCGGGGCTCGACGCCGACGAACGGGGCTTCTGGGCGGTGGTCGTGAGCGTGGCGTGGACGCTCGGCGTCACGCTGGCGCTCGCGGCCGCCGGTCTCTACCGGTTCGAGGCCCTGCTCTTCGCCAATCTGGTGACGGCGGGAGGCCTGGCGGCCGTGGCGCGTGGCCGTCTTCGGCTCGGGCCCTCGGCGCGGAGGCCCACGGTGCAGGCGCTCGTCCCGGTGGCCATCGTCGTCGGCGGCCTCTGGCTGTACCTCCCCCCAAGCGAGATCATCGTCGGCGGCCGCGACCCGGGCACGTACATCAACGAAGGGATCCAGGTCGCGCAGCGCGGCTCGCTGACCGTCGACGACCCGGTCGTCGCGACCGTCCCCGCCGAATCGCGCGACCTCTTCTTCCCGTCGCACGGCAACCCCAACTACTACAGCCTCCGCTTCATGGGGTTCTTCGTGATGGACCCGGAGCGCGGCACCGTGGTGGGCCAGTTTCCCCACCTCTATCCTGCGTCGATTGCCGTCGCCTACGGCATCAATGGCCTGAGCGGCGCGCGGCAGGCGTCGGTCGCCTGGACGATCCTCGGCCTGCTCGCCGTCTACTACCTGACCCAGCGCCTCGCCGGCCGCACGGCGGCCGCCGGCGTCGTCCTCATGCTTGCCGTGCACGTCGTCGTCGTCTGGTTCGCGCGGTACCCGAACGCCGAGGTCGTGATGCTGGCGCTGCTCTTCGCGGCCCTGCTGGCGATCGCGCGTGCGCTGGTCGACGGCATCCGGTTCTTCGCCCCCGTCGCCGGCCTGCTGGTCGGGCTGCTGCTCTTCCTGCGGTACGACGTCGTCCTGGCCGTGGCGGGCATCTTCGCGGCGCTCGTCGTGGCGCGGGTCAACCGCCAGCGCGTGGGCTGGGGCTACGCCGCGGTGCTCGTCCCGCTGCTCGGCACGGCGTTCGTGTATCTCGTGCTCGTCATGCGGCCCTACGCCGAGTACCCGCTGCGTTTCACGAGAGAGGCCGGCGGCGCCCTCGTCGCGGGCGCCATGCTCCTGGCCTGGCTCGCGGCCGGCTGGTTCGGGCGACACGAGGCGTGGCGCCGCGGCGTCGTGCGACTGGCCCCTGCGGGCCTCGTGGTGCTGCTCGTCGGCCTCGCCATCTACGCCTACTTCTTCAGGGAAGCCGTGGGGCGCATCGCCCTCCACGATGCGATGGCCTTCCGAACCATCGCCTGGTACGTGACCGGCTGGGGTCTCGCCGCCATCGTGGCGAGCGCCGCGCTCGTCGTCCCGCGGCTGTTCTGGCGCGACCCGGCGTTCTTCGTGGTCGCCAGCACCTACTGCGTGTTCTTCTTCTACAAGATCCGCATCGTCCCCGAGCACTTCTGGATGACCCGACGGTTCCTGCCCGTCGTCCTGCCGGCGATGCTGCTCGTGCTCGCCGCCGCGGTGACGTGGGCGCTTGGACGCGACGGGGCGATGGCGGCGTTCGAGCGCCTTCGCGGCCGGCCCACCGTCGCGCGCCGCCCGAGGGCGCAGATCGCCGTGTCTCGCGCCGCGGCCCTCGCCGTCTTCGTGGCAATCGCCTCCGTGTTCTGGCAGGCGAGCCAGCCGATCGCCGCGCACGTCGAGTACGCGGGCCTCATTCCGCGCATCGAGCAGTTCTCCGAGCGCTTCGGTTCGGACGACCTCGTCGTCGTCGAGTCGCGCAACTCGTCCGACATGCACGTCGTGGCGGTGCCGCTGGCCTACATCTACGCCAAGCCGGTACTCGTCCTCGCCTCGCCGCGTCCCGACAAGCGCGCCTTCGAGCAGTTCCTCGGCTGGGCCCGCGACCGTTATCGGGAGGTCTACTTCCTCGGGGGCGGTGGCACCGACCTGCTGTCGCGGCGCATCGCGGTCGTGCCCGTCGCGAGCGAGCGGTTCCAGGTGCCCGAGTACGACGCGCCGGTCAATGCCTACCCTTCCGGCGTGCGTGCCAAGGAGTTCGACTTCGGTCTCTATCGCTTCGTCGACCCGAGGGACGACCCCGGCTGGTTCGTGCTCGACATCGGCGTCGACGACGACCTGCACGTCGTCCGGTTCCACGCGAAGGAGCGGGATGGCGCGGGACAGGCCTATCGCTGGACCCGCGACGTGTCGTACGTGTCGGTGCAGCACCTCACGGCCGAGAGCCGGATGCTCACGTTGTGGATGGTCGACGGGGGCCGGCCGCCGACGGCCCCGCCGGCGGAGGTGGAGATCGCGCTCGACGAACGGGTGCTGGGTCGGGTTGTCGTCGACGGGACGCTGCGCCCCTACACCTTCGGGATTCCTGCCGACGTGGCCGCGGCAGCCGCGGCGTCGGACGACCCGGCCAGGCTGAGGATTTCCGTGCCGATCTGGACGCCACGCGCGCACCTTGGCACGCCGGACGACCGCGACCTCGGCGTACGACTCCAGCGCGTCGAGGCGCGATAA